One Brassica oleracea var. oleracea cultivar TO1000 chromosome C7, BOL, whole genome shotgun sequence genomic window carries:
- the LOC106304360 gene encoding uncharacterized protein LOC106304360 has product MNSSPAIEQDAPDLVCQLDNVQGMVDALTCVRWKRHQDALVELSEHGIVLIVEESGCLQAKVYLQRELFTKYEYGAEGRPRFGISLGLLVDCLNTFSSPGHSNTIEIKYPGPDMELLLKSVDTLNSCIYSEIRTRIPETSEWDYNFEQAGTAPLTFTVKSAALKEAIDDLEWPGSSVQISLQKSPPCVTFRGEGHGDLQIDFMYYANTDLLLAFHCDTEVSYGYKYKFLKAITANIPGNVARENRGSKLTIGRGGMLKVQHLVSVAKALAPQVESAGYQPPSRIAYIEFFVKPEETA; this is encoded by the exons ATGAACTCGTCGCCGGCGATTGAACAAGACGCGCCGGACCTCGTTTGCCAGCTCGACAACGTCCAAGGCATGGTCGATGCCCTCACCTGCGTCCGATGGAAACGCCACCAG GATGCTTTAGTGGAGCTATCCGAACACGGAATCGTCTTGATCGTGGAGGAATCAGGCTGTCTTCAAGCCAAGGTCTATCTCCAACGCGAG CTATTCACCAAGTACGAGTACGGAGCTGAAGGGAGACCGAGATTTGGAATCAGCTTAGGGCTTCTTGTTGACTGCTTGAACACATTCTCATCGCCTGGACATTCAAATACTATTGAAATCAAGTATCCAGGCCCTGACATGGAGCTTCTTCTCAA GTCTGTTGATACCTTAAACTCGTGTATCTACTCTGAGATAAGAACGAGAATCCCGGAGACTAGTGAGTGGGACTATAACTTTGAGCAGGCGGGGACTGCGCCGCTTACTTTTACTGTAAAG TCAGCGGCGTTGAAAGAAGCTATAGATGATCTTGAGTGGCCTGGATCAAGTGTGCAGATTAGCCTTCAAAAGTCTCCTCCTTGTGTTACATTCAGAGGAGAAGGACATGGAGACTTACAG ATAGACTTCATGTATTATGCCAACACAGATCTTCTCCTTGCCTTTCATTGCGATACTGAAGTCTCTTACGG GTACAAATACAAGTTTCTGAAGGCGATAACAGCAAATATTCCGGGAAACGTAGCGCGGGAAAACAGGGGAAGCAAGCTGACAATAGGGAGAGGAGGGATGTTGAAAGTTCAGCACTTGGTTTCAGTTGCTAAAGCGTTAGCTCCACAAGTGGAATCTGCAGGTTATCAGCCGCCGAGTAGGATTGCGTATATAGAGTTTTTTGTCAAGCCTGAAGAAACTGCTTAG
- the LOC106306735 gene encoding syntaxin-23 — MSFQDLEAGRGRQLASSSNINGGGGRQDTTQAVASGVFEINTAVSSFHRLVNTLGTPKDTPELRDKLHKTRLHIGELVKDTSVKLKEASKTDHQRGVDQRKKIVDAKLAKDFQSVLKEFQKAQRLAAERETVYAPLFTNPSPPSSYTASEIDVSGDKHQEQRALLVESKRQELVLLDNEIVFNEAIIEEREQGIQEIQQQIGEVHEIFKDLAVLVHDQGTMIDDIGTHIDNSHAATAQGRSHLAKASKTQRSSSTLMCLLMVIFGIVLLIVIIVLAV; from the exons ATGAGTTTTCAGGATTTAGAGGCGGGAAGAGGAAGACAGTTAGCTTCTTCAAGCAACATCAACGGCGGAGGAGGTCGACAAGACACGACGCAAGCCGTAGCTTCCGGTGTATTTGAGATCAACACAGCCGTCTCTAGCTTCCACCGCCTCGTCAACACTCTCGGTACTCCCAAAGACACGCCGGAGCTCCGAGATAAGCT GCACAAGACAAGACTGCATATCGGAGAGTTGGTGAAAGACACGTCAGTTAAGCTTAAAGAAGCTAGTAAAACTGATCATCAAAGAGGTGTTGAT CAAAGGAAGAAGATTGTGGATGCTAAGCTTGCAAAGGACTTTCAATCTGTATTGAAAGAGTTTCAAAAGGCTCAGCGTCTCGCTGCTGAAAGAGAAACTGTCTATGCTCCTCTTTTCACCAATCCATCTCCTCCATCTAG CTATACAGCCAGTGAGATAGATGTGAGTGGAGATAAGCATCAAGAGCAGCGTGCGCTTCTTGTGGAATCAAAAAG GCAAGAACTTGTACTGCTGGACAATGAGATTGTGTTTAATGAGGCTATAATCGAGGAAAGAGAGCAAGGGATACAAGAAATCCAGCAGCAAATTGGCGAGGTGCACGAGATCTTCAAAGACTTGGCTGTGCTGGTACATGATCAAGGCACCATGATCG ATGATATTGGTACTCACATCGATAACTCCCACGCTGCAACAGCACAAGGAAGATCTCATCTCGCTAAAGCTTCAAAAACACAAAGATCGAGTTCAACTCTG ATGTGCTTGCTTATGGTGATTTTTGGAATCGTACTCCTGATTGTTATCATAGTGCTCGCGGTTTGA
- the LOC106301748 gene encoding binding partner of ACD11 1, whose product MSMMTTVKVSNVSLGATDRDLKEFFSFSGDILYLETQSETERSKLAYVTFKDLQGAETAVLLSGATIVDSSVIVTMAPDYQLSPEALASLEPKEISKSPRAGDSVLRKAEDVVSSMLAKGFILGKDAIAKAKSVDEKHQLTSTASAKVASLDKKLGFTDKINTGTVVVGDKVREVDHKYQVSEKTKSAIAAAEQTVSNAGSAIMKNRYVLTGATWVTGAFNKVAKAAEEVGQKAKEKVGMAEEEDKRKVVDEFARVHLSESPKAPSSKEDDVHEPKRSESPEPKESEHQEPQQQQQSSQPVGPAQP is encoded by the exons ATGTCG ATGATGACAACTGTGAAAGTGAGCAATGTTTCTCTAGGAGCAACCGATCGTGACCTCAAGGAGTTCTTTTCCTTCTCTGGCGACATTCTCTACCTCGAGACCCAAAG CGAGACAGAACGGTCCAAATTGGCATATGTCACTTTCAAGGATCTACAAGGAGCTGAAACTGCTGTTCTTCTCTCG GGAGCAACGATTGTTGATTCTTCAGTCATTGTCACTATGGCTCCGGACTACCAACTATCTCCTGAGGCTTTAGCTTCCTTG GAGCCCAAGGAAATTAGCAAGTCTCCCCGGGCAGGTGACTCCGTCTTGAGAAAAGCCGAAGATGTTGTGAGCAGCATGCTCGCAAAGGGCTTCATTCTAGGAAAAGACGCAATCGCAAAAGCCAAGAGCGTCGACGAGAAACACCAGCTTACATCCACTGCATCAGCCAAAGTCGCATCGCTCGACAAGAAACTCGGTTTCACCGACAAGATCAACACCGGAACAGTCGTGGTGGGCGATAAAGTCAGGGAAGTTGATCACAAGTACCAAGTCTCTGAGAAGACCAAATCAGCGATCGCTGCAGCTGAGCAGACTGTGAGCAATGCGGGTTCGGCTATAATGAAGAACCGGTACGTTCTCACGGGCGCCACGTGGGTCACCGGTGCTTTCAACAAAGTGGCTAAAGCTGCGGAAGAAGTTGGACAGAAGGCGAAGGAGAAAGTTGGTATGGCTGAGGAAGAAGACAAGAGGAAAGTGGTTGATGAGTTTGCTAGAGTTCACTTGTCTGAATCACCAAAGGCGCCATCATCTAAGGAAGATGACGTACATGAACCAAAACGCTCTGAATCTCCTGAACCAAAAGAATCTGAACATCAAGAGCCCCAGCAGCAACAACAATCTTCTCAGCCTGTTGGTCCGGCTCAACCTTGA
- the LOC106306734 gene encoding carboxyl-terminal-processing peptidase 2, chloroplastic: protein MEVLASSSLSPIFTKRNTINPNFSIQVKLFVSQPSKTLKASSFRYARPPRRIANPGLVFVCNRCWCLLERNDHRKFSGKIMMKSSVSFRKNLSVALVRLVSVLLVSSISVVTTDSPSWGLSEENLLFLEAWRTIDRAYIDKTFNGQSWFRYRESALRNEPMNNREETYMAIKKMIATLDDPFTRFLEPGKFQSLRSGTQGAVTGVGLSIGYPAASDGAAAGLVVISAAPGGPAYRAGVSQGDVILGIDNTTTETLTIYDAAQMLQGPEGSTVELAVRSGPETRVLSLTRERVSVNPVKARLCELPGSGSNSPKIGYIKLTTFNQNASGAVKEAIETLRGNNVNAFVLDLRDNSGGSFPEGIEIAKFWLDKGVIVYICDSRGVRDIYDTDGSNAIATSEPLAVLVNKGTASASEILAGALKDNKRALVYGEPTYGKGKIQSVFQLSDGSGLAVTVARYETPAHTDIDKVGVTPDHPLPKSFPKDEEAFCGCLKDPTAACYLNQGLLFSR from the exons ATGGAGGTCCTTGCGAGCTCTTCATTATCCCCAATTTTCACTAAGCGTAATACTATAAACCCTAATTTCTCAATCCAG GTGAAATTGTTTGTATCTCAACCTTCAAAGACTTTGAAAGCTAGCAGCTTTAGATACGCTCGACCCCCAAGGAGAATTGCAAACCCAGGACTCGTGTTCGTCTGTAACAGATGCTGGTGTCTTCTCGAAAGAAATGATCATAGGAAGTTTTCTGGAAAGATCATGATGAAATCATCAGTCAGTTTCAGAAAGAACCTCTCCGTTGCATTAGTTCGGCTAGTGTCTGTTCTGCTTGTCTCCTCCATCTCTGTTGTTACCACTGATTCACCATCAT GGGGTCTTAGTGAAGAGAATCTTCTCTTCCTAGAAGCTTGGAGAACAATTGATCGTGCATATATCGATAAAACCTTCAACGGACAAAGCTGGTTTCGTTACAGAGAGTCTGCTTTACGCAATGAGCCCATGAACAATCGAGAAGAGACTT ACATGGCTATCAAGAAAATGATTGCAACACTGGATGATCCTTTTACTAGATTCTTGGAGCCCGGAAAGTTTCAGAGTTTGCGG TCTGGAACTCAAGGTGCGGTTACAGGTGTTGGGCTGTCTATAGGTTACCCTGCTGCATCAGATGGAGCAGCAGCTGGGCTTGTTGTTATATCAGCTGCTCCAGGTGGTCCTGCATATAGGGCGGGAGTTTCACAGGGGGATGTTATCTTAGGAATTGATAATACAACCACAGAAACTCTGACCATATATGATGCTGCACAGATGTTGCA GGGACCTGAAGGAAGCACAGTGGAGCTAGCGGTTCGCAGTGGACCTGAAACGAGAGTCTTGTCTTTGAC GAGAGAGCGAGTTTCTGTGAATCCAGTGAAGGCAAGATTATGTGAACTTCCTGGCTCTGGGAGTAACTCCCCAAAGATTGGGTATATCAAGTTAACAACATTCAATCAAAATGCTTCTG GTGCAGTCAAAGAAGCAATTGAGACCTTGAGAGGCAACAATGTAAATGCATTCGTCTTGGATCTTCGAGACAACAG TGGCGGTTCTTTCCCTGAAGGCATTGAGATTGCTAAGTTTTG GTTAGATAAAGGAGTGATTGTGTATATTTGCGATAGCCGAGGTGTGAGAGATATATATGATACTGATGGAAGCAATGCTATAGCAACCTCTGAGCCTCTTGCCGTCCTG GTTAACAAAGGCACCGCAAGTGCTAGTGAGATATTGGCAGGCGCCTTGAAAGATAACAAACGCGCTCTGGTTTATGGAGAACCTACTTACGGAAAAGG TAAGATACAGTCGGTGTTTCAACTGTCTGATGGTTCGGGCTTGGCGGTAACAGTTGCTAGATACGAAACACCAGCTCACACGGATATAGACAAG GTGGGTGTTACTCCTGATCATCCGTTGCCAAAGTCATTTCCGAAAGACGAAGAGGCTTTCTGTGGATGCCTTAAGGATCCTACAGCTGCTTGTTATCTCAATCAAGGCCTTCTTTTCTCTAGATGA
- the LOC106305631 gene encoding LOW QUALITY PROTEIN: putative defensin-like protein 307 (The sequence of the model RefSeq protein was modified relative to this genomic sequence to represent the inferred CDS: substituted 2 bases at 2 genomic stop codons) yields the protein MEKSALIFIGILLFXTCTPILARTXYQPCKKNSDCARLKCPSPLGHPTCVKGGCECPFEEHAALPDDTNCGVAACFDYCKARGEVASACLLNHCFCRKPPM from the exons ATGGAGAAATCAGCTTTGATATTCATTGGTATTCTGCTTTTTTAAACAT GTACACCAATTCTGGCACGAACTTGATATCAACCTTGCAAGAAGAACTCTGATTGTGCTAGACTCAAATGCCCATCACCACTAGGACACCCCACGTGTGTGAAGGGTGGTTGTGAATGCCCTTTTGAAGAACATGCGGCATTACCAGATGATACCAACTGTGGTGTGGCTGCTTGCTTTGACTATTGCAAGGCAAGAGGAGAAGTTGCTTCTGCTTGTCTTTTGAACCATTGTTTTTGTCGCAAACCTCCTATGTAG
- the LOC106305561 gene encoding putative defensin-like protein 307 encodes MEKAALIFIGTLLFSTCIPILAQNEQRTCFDNSDCVGLKCPGKHGQSICVDTDCECPVQNYGALPDDTNCGVAACIDYCKAKGEVAYACLLNHCYCRKPPL; translated from the exons ATGGAGAAAGCAGCTTTGATATTCATTGGTACTCTACTTTTTTCAACAT GTATACCGATTCTGGCACAAAATGAACAACGAACTTGCTTTGATAACTCTGATTGTGTTGGACTTAAATGTCCAGGAAAACATGGACAATCCATTTGTGTGGACACTGACTGTGAATGCCCTGTTCAAAATTATGGGGCATTACCTGATGATACCAACTGTGGTGTGGCTGCTTGCATTGACTATTGCAAGGCAAAAGGAGAAGTAGCTTATGCTTGTCTTTTGAACCATTGTTACTGTCGCAAACCTCCTCTGTAG